A region from the Serinibacter arcticus genome encodes:
- a CDS encoding FtsK/SpoIIIE domain-containing protein, producing MWRLSVVPSTESALDPVDVVVESAPHGRVADLAATLGEHLAGAGSRVLLAPVSDGRPWPAQQRLADSPLRDGGLLHVASVPSDWLTRPTRQRRPRALLRVVAGPEAGRTHELHGDVVTLGRGDVDVRLADPLVSRTHARLILGATPAVVDLGSAHGTRLGDREVVGAQPLAWGERLRLGSTEIVLEPAEGTRTPDAEQGVLRPPRFGSSVEATELDVPSPPASPRKSPFPWPMMLMPVMIGGGMLAMSRSPMSLIFMIGFPLMMAMTNLVQRRQARKEFEAERDLWREDVRGVLTGVDEAAQTQRTNALEDEPDLEAVVVRARTRDHRLWARQQEDDDFLTVRSGLGPRPALVTAKAPTGGDRGLRSEVGRALATRTELADLPVPLELTAGLTAVTGPAETVDAWVRAAVVRLAVTHSPTDLAVTAVLGPGRASLESWLRWLPHVSSAGPAPVAVGAAAGQALLESLTLAAGGAQHTLCLVDEGAGLTRRHVEAVAQAAGERQLHLLWLGARREEVPAATARVVDLATSSLEHARRGGTDAITELEALDLATAWSTARSLAGYRDEAAVGAAEALLPPAVRLPELTGCGSDDVEQVLERWSTSRGLRAQLGAGTDGAVTIDLREDGPHGLVAGTTGAGKSELLQSLIASLAVNNPPSRITFLLVDYKGGAAFRECAQLPHTVGYITDLTPALVQRALVSLHAELTTREHLLERYGAKDLVDLERSHPEAAPPSMLICVDEFAALLAEVPDFVDGMVSIAQRGRSLGMHMLLATQRPAGVVTPRSRPTPTCASRSGWPRPTTPPTSSTRPTPRSSRAATPAAPGCGAPATAPASSSRSPTSGRARSAARRPHPSRCVRSTRAAGPRPSRPRPTTPASTPAPTSNASSTR from the coding sequence GTGTGGAGACTGAGCGTGGTGCCGAGCACCGAGAGCGCGCTGGACCCCGTCGACGTCGTGGTCGAGTCCGCCCCGCACGGCCGGGTCGCCGACCTCGCCGCGACGCTGGGGGAGCACCTCGCGGGCGCCGGGTCGCGCGTGCTGCTGGCGCCCGTCAGCGACGGGCGCCCGTGGCCGGCCCAGCAGCGTCTGGCCGACTCCCCGCTGCGCGACGGCGGCCTCCTCCACGTCGCCTCCGTCCCCTCCGACTGGCTGACCCGCCCGACGCGGCAGCGCCGCCCGCGCGCGCTCCTGCGCGTCGTCGCCGGCCCCGAGGCCGGTCGCACGCACGAGCTGCACGGCGACGTCGTCACGCTCGGCCGCGGCGACGTCGACGTCCGGCTCGCCGACCCCCTCGTGAGCCGCACCCACGCCCGCCTCATCCTCGGCGCAACCCCCGCCGTCGTCGACCTCGGTTCGGCCCACGGCACGCGCCTGGGGGACCGCGAGGTCGTCGGGGCCCAGCCGCTCGCCTGGGGCGAGCGCCTGCGGCTCGGCTCGACCGAGATCGTGCTCGAGCCCGCCGAGGGGACCCGGACGCCCGATGCGGAGCAGGGCGTGCTGCGTCCGCCGCGGTTCGGCTCGTCGGTCGAGGCGACGGAGCTCGACGTCCCCAGCCCGCCCGCGTCCCCGCGCAAGTCACCCTTCCCGTGGCCGATGATGCTCATGCCCGTGATGATCGGCGGCGGGATGCTCGCGATGAGCCGCAGCCCGATGTCCCTCATCTTCATGATCGGCTTCCCGCTCATGATGGCCATGACCAACCTCGTCCAGCGCCGCCAGGCGCGCAAGGAGTTCGAGGCCGAGCGCGACCTCTGGCGCGAGGACGTGCGCGGCGTGCTCACCGGCGTCGATGAGGCGGCGCAGACCCAGCGGACCAACGCGCTGGAGGACGAGCCCGACCTCGAGGCGGTCGTGGTGCGGGCCCGCACGCGCGACCACCGGCTGTGGGCGCGGCAGCAGGAGGACGACGACTTCCTCACCGTCCGCTCCGGGCTCGGGCCGCGGCCCGCGCTCGTGACGGCGAAGGCCCCCACCGGCGGCGACCGCGGCCTGCGCAGCGAGGTCGGACGTGCCCTGGCGACCCGCACCGAGCTGGCGGACCTGCCGGTCCCGCTCGAGCTGACCGCGGGCCTGACCGCCGTGACCGGCCCGGCCGAGACGGTGGACGCGTGGGTGCGCGCCGCCGTCGTGCGCCTCGCGGTGACCCACTCGCCGACCGACCTCGCCGTGACGGCGGTGCTCGGCCCGGGCCGGGCGTCGCTGGAGTCCTGGCTGCGGTGGCTGCCCCACGTCAGCTCCGCCGGGCCCGCCCCGGTCGCGGTCGGTGCCGCGGCCGGGCAGGCGCTGCTGGAGAGCCTCACCCTCGCGGCCGGCGGCGCGCAGCACACGCTGTGCCTCGTCGACGAGGGCGCCGGCCTGACCCGTCGGCACGTCGAGGCCGTGGCGCAGGCGGCGGGCGAGCGTCAGCTGCACCTGCTCTGGCTCGGCGCCCGCCGGGAGGAGGTGCCGGCGGCCACGGCACGCGTCGTCGACCTCGCGACGTCCTCGCTCGAGCACGCCCGTCGCGGCGGCACCGACGCCATCACGGAGCTCGAGGCGCTCGACCTCGCGACGGCGTGGAGCACCGCCCGCTCGCTCGCGGGCTACCGCGACGAGGCGGCCGTCGGCGCCGCCGAGGCGCTGCTGCCCCCGGCCGTCCGCCTGCCGGAGCTCACCGGTTGCGGGAGCGACGACGTCGAGCAGGTGCTCGAGCGCTGGTCCACCAGCCGCGGTCTGCGCGCGCAGCTCGGCGCGGGCACCGACGGCGCCGTGACGATCGACCTGCGCGAGGACGGCCCCCACGGCCTCGTGGCCGGCACGACCGGCGCCGGGAAGAGCGAGCTGCTGCAGTCCCTCATCGCGTCGCTCGCGGTGAACAACCCGCCGAGCCGCATCACGTTCCTGCTCGTGGACTACAAGGGCGGCGCGGCGTTCCGCGAGTGCGCCCAGCTCCCGCACACGGTCGGCTACATCACCGACCTCACGCCCGCGCTCGTCCAGCGTGCGCTGGTCTCGCTGCACGCCGAGCTCACCACCCGCGAGCACCTGCTGGAGAGGTACGGCGCCAAGGACCTCGTCGACCTCGAGCGCAGCCACCCCGAGGCCGCGCCGCCGAGCATGCTCATCTGCGTCGACGAGTTCGCCGCGCTGCTGGCCGAGGTGCCCGACTTCGTGGACGGCATGGTCTCCATCGCGCAGCGCGGACGCTCGCTCGGCATGCACATGCTGCTCGCGACGCAGCGTCCCGCCGGCGTCGTGACCCCCAGATCAAGGCCAACACCGACCTGCGCATCGCGCTCCGGGTGGCCTCGCCCGACGACTCCACCGACGTCATCGACGCGCCCGACGCCGCGCAGCTCTCGCGCCGCAACCCCGGCCGCGCCTGGCTGCGGCGCACCGGCCACGGCACCCGCGAGCTCGTCCAGGTCGCCTACGTCGGGGCGCGCGAGGTCCGCCGCGAGGCGGCCGCACCCGTCGAGGTGCGTCCGTTCGACGCGCGCGGCGGGTCCGAGGCCCTCGCGTCCTCGTCCGACGACTCCCGCCTCCACCCCCGCACCGACCTCGAACGCCTCGTCGACACGCTGA